The bacterium sequence AAAAAGGACCTCAAGGGCAAGTCGGTGGTGCTCGGGATCGGCGGCGGGATCGCGGCGTACAAGTGCTGCGAACTGGCCAGGCTTTTGACCAAGTCCGGGGCGGATGTCCACTGCGTATTGACCTCCGCCGGGGCCCAGTTCGTAACCCCTCTCACGCTCCAGACGCTCACGGCGAACCCGGTGCACACGGACATGTGGAACCTGATCCAGGAAAAGGAGATCAGCCACATCTCGCTTGCGGACCGCGCGGACCTGGTGCTCGTCGCCCCCGCGACCGCGGACCTCATCGCCAAAATCGCGCACGGGATCTGCGACGATCTTCTCACCACCGTGATCTGCGCGACAAAGGCCCCTGTCCTCTTCGCGCCATCCATGAACTCCAACATGTGGGATAACCCCATCACGCAGGCCAACGTGGCAGGCCTTACGAAGCTCGGCTACAGGTTCATGGAGCCCGGTGTGGGGGAACTCGCGTGCGGATACGAGGGCAAAGGAAGGCTGCCGGAGCCTGATGAGATCCTCCAGAAAATAATCCGCCTTATGAAGTAGTTTCGGGCTTCAGGAAAGCACGTTCGAGAGTATCACGTACGCCAGATCCTCTTTGGGAAGTTTGGGGAGTCTCACCCTCTTTCCCGATCTGCTGAACAATATCGCGCGGCTGGCCAGGGCCCCGATGGCGTCCTGGGTGTTGGCCACGACCCAGCTGCAGCCCTTCCTGCGCAGTTTCTCGCGGGCGTTCTCCTCCAGGTTCTTGGTCTCCAGCGCGAACCCCACGATCCTCTGCTGCGGCCGTCGCCTCTTGCCGATCTCCATGAGGATGTCATGGGTCCTCACGAGCTCGATGTTCGGCGGGATCGGCCCCTTCTTCATCTTCTCCTTGAGCATGCGCCTCGGCCGCCAGTCCGCGACCGCGGCGGCCATGATGACCACGTCGGCCTTGGCCGCCCTCTTCTTCACTTCGCGGTACATCTGCTCGGCCGAGACCACGTCCACGCGGGTGATTCCCTCCGGGGTCTTCAGCGCCACAGGCCCTGAGATCAGGGTGACCAGGCAGTCCATGTCGCGCGCAGCCGCGGCGAGCGCGAATCCCATCATGCCTGAGGAGTCGTTGGATATGAAGCGGACGGGATCGATATATTCCCGCGTGGGCCCCGCTGTGATCAGGACCCTGAGTTTCCTCTTGCCCTCCAGCCTTCCCCTGAAGCCGTCCATACGATCAATCTTTTAGCATTTTTCTGAGGTCATAGAAAGCTCAGAGTCATGAGGACCGTGAGCCCGATGACACCGGCCACGGTGACCCATGAGACCGTGTTCCAGACCCGGCCGTTTGTGAACTCGCCCATGACGTCGCGCCGGTTGGCCAGCAGGATCATGAAGATGAGGATGAACGGAAGCACGATCCCGTTGACCACCTGCGAGAAGACCATCATCCTAAAAAGCGGGAAGCCGGGGATGAGGACCACCCCCATGCCGATGAGGATGGTGGCGGTGAAGAGCGAGTAGAACTGCGGGGCCTCGGAGAAACTCTTGTTGATGCCGGCCTCGAAACCCAGGCCCTCGCACACGTAGTAGGCCACCGCCAGCGGCAGCACGCACGCGGCGAAGATCGAGGCGTTGAACAGGCCGAAGGCGAAGAGCCAGGAGCAGTAATCGCCGGCCAGGGGCCTCAGGGCGAGAGCGGCGTCCGCCGCGTCCACCACCCTTATCGAGGAGGGATAGATCGTGGCCGCACAGGCCACTATTATGAAGAAGACGACCACCCCGGCCATGATGCAGCCGGCGATAGCGTCCCAGCGCGAGTGTCTTATGTTCTCCACGCCCACGCCCTTCTCCACGATCGAGGCCTGCAGGAAGAAGAGCTGCCAGGGGGCGATCGTGGTGCCGATGATGCCGATGAGCATGTAGAGATAGGGCATGTCGAAGTGGATCCTGGGTGTTACCATCGCCATGCCAACCTCGGACCAGCCGGGTTTGGCAAGAAAGCCGGAGACGATGTAGGAGATGTAGAAGAGGCACGCCACGAGAAAGACCTTCTCGACCAATTTGTACGTGCCCTTGACCACGAGCAGCCACACGAGCAGCGCCGAGATCGGCACGCTGACGTACTTGGAGACACCGAAGATGCCAAGGCTCGCGGCCACGCCCGAGAACTCGGACATCGTGTTGCCGAGATTCGTGACCATGAGCGCCAGCATGGCGTAGAAGGTGACCTTGACCCCGAAATTTTCGCGGATGAGGTCGGCCAAGCCCTTGCCGGTCACCGCGCCCATGCGCGCGTTCATCTCCTGCACGACGATGAGCGCGAAGATCACCGGGACCACGGCCCAGAGCAGATCATATCCGAAGTGAGCGCCTGCGACCGAGTAGGTGGCTATGCCGCCCGCGTCGTTGTCCACGTTGGCCGTGATTATGCCCGGGCCCAGCACCGCCAGGAATATGACGATATTGCGCCAGAAACCCCTGGGCCCGGCGACTTTCGTTTTCTGGATTGCACTCATAAAAGATCAGAGGCCGGTGCGCTTGCCCCACGCCTCCTCGACCGCGGCGTGAAGCACGTCGTCCACGGTGATTATACCCTCGAGTTTTCCCTCATCATCCACGGCGGGCAGCGTGTAGAGGTTGTATTTATCCATGGCATACGCCACGTCCTTGACCGAGGCATCGACCTTCACGGACGGCGGCTTGTGCTGCATGACGTCGCTGATCTTCGCATCCATCGGCTCGAGCAGGAGCTTCCTGAACGATATCGAACCCGTGAGGACGTCGCGCTCGTCTATGACGAACGCCGTATAGATCGTCTCCGCCTTCTGTATCTCCACGCAGCGGATATGGTCGATCGCCTGCCCCACGGTCATGGCGGGCCTGAGCGATATGAACTCGGTGGTCATGAGCCCGCCGGCCGAGTCGGATTCGTGCGTCATGAGCTCTGCGATCTCGCGCGCCTTCTTCGCGGAGAGCATCCCCATGATGCGGTCCGAGTCGCGTTTCGCCAGCTTCGCCAGCAGATCCGTCGCCTCGTCGGCCGGCATCCGCTCCACGAGGCGCACCGCGGTCTGCGTGTCCAGCTCCTCGATGATGTCCTTCTGGAGTTTTAAGTCCAGCTCGGTGATCGTGTCCACCTGGCCCTGCACGTCCAGCGTCTTTATCAGCGCGGCGCGCTGGTATGGGTCGAGCTCGGCGAGCATCTGCGATATGTCGGAGGGCGGGATCTGTTTGAGCTGCTGCATGTCCACGTTCAGCTGTATCTGGCCGGTTGCGGACTGGATCGAGAGCGGCTGGACGTACTTCCAGGAGATCAGCCCCTCCTCGTTGAGATAGCGCGCATGGCGGTTGAATACGTGCACGAACGCGTCGACTATGCGCTCGAAGCCAAGCCTGCGCACCAGGCCGCGAAGGCCTATGTCCACGTGCGCGAGCCTGAGATCGTCGTCCACCCGGAGGAAATGCAGGTCGTTGACGCGCACCAGCTTGCGGTTGAACGTGTCCACCACCTGCTGGTCGAGGATGTTGCGCCGAAGCGTGGGCTCGTCCTCCTTACGATAGGATTTCACCTCTGCGAGCGACTCGATCGGGACCTTCAGCGCAAGCCCGCGATCAGTCTGGTGCACATCCTTCCACGGGATGACGTAATATCTCTTGTCGAATATCCCCTTCGATACGACGAGCGCGGTTACGCGCGGATAGACCTCGTCCAGGCGAGCCATGAAATCATAGGGGTGGCCGAGGAACCGTCCGTGACGGTCCACCACGTCCCTTTTCGAGAGATCGGTAAAGTATGTGAACATGGGTTTCTACTGCCAGGGTCTGCGTTATCCATTTTCGGGGGCGGACAATACTCCCCGACATCCCCAATGCAAGCAGTTTCATTAATTTGAGGCGTTTTCAGAGCACGTCCATCACTCCGGGGAGCACCATGTTCGGCCGGTAGAGCCCGAGCGCCAGCCCGTCCTTCACCAGCTCCACGAGTTTCTCCGCCTGGGGTTCGCGTATGAGCCCCTTTTTCATCGAGGCCCTGATGCCCAGCCGCAGCCTGGCCGCATAATCGAGGCGACTCAGGCCAGCGGGATCTATGTCGAGGCACGGCGCATGCTCCGGGTCCTTCAAAAAACCGATCGCCGCATCCATGGCGAGGTCCATGTAGTGCGAGCGGTTCTCCTCCTCGATGGGAAAGCGGGAGCGCCTGGCGTAGGCAGCGAGGCTCGCCCTCAGTCCCCGCATCTTCTGAAGCATGACGATCGAGTTGAAGATGCGCTTGTTCGTTGAGAAGGAGAAGAGAGTCTTCTTGAGGACCCGCTCCAGGAGGAGGTCGAAGCGCTCAATCGCAGGTTTGCCGATGGAGCCCAGCATCTTCCACGCCCGATCGCTCACGCCGACGTCGAAACGCATCTCCCAGTAGGTATGCGTGAGCAGCCTCGTGCTCCAGCTGCGCACGATCTTGACCGGGATGTAGTAGTTGTGCGCCACGACGTCCGCGGCCAGATGCATGAGATACCCGTAGGCAGCGGCCCTCTGCAGGTCGCCCTCCGCCTCGGCCAGGATCAACCTCCCCATCGTCCAGTTGTGGCAGTGGTGCAGATAGCCGTAGTAGCGCTTGCCCATGATGATGTCCGGGCTCGCGGCCCCGTATATGAAAGCATCGGGGAAGCGGCGCATGAGATCGGCGATCACCGGCGAGATGACTGCCAGCTTGGACATGGCGCCCAGGGCGATCTCCACGTGCATGCCCGGTCCCCAGGCGTGCGCGGCATTCGGCATGGCAATCACGATGAGCGCGACAATTACTGCGTAGACAAACACCATGTGCGAAACTATAGTCCGCTCCCGCAAGATCGTAAATAGGGAGTTGGCGGATGCCTGCACGGCAGAGATCAAAGGATATCCTCGACGCGGCGGGGGATGTGCGAAACCTCCTCGAATACGCGATTTCTCTGGGCCTCTACGAGCTGCCTAAGACAAGGCGCCCTGCCGGGGAACGCAAAACACAGGAGCTCAGGCCCGTGATGCCGATGCTGGCTGCCGGCGACAAGG is a genomic window containing:
- a CDS encoding Nramp family divalent metal transporter, translating into MSAIQKTKVAGPRGFWRNIVIFLAVLGPGIITANVDNDAGGIATYSVAGAHFGYDLLWAVVPVIFALIVVQEMNARMGAVTGKGLADLIRENFGVKVTFYAMLALMVTNLGNTMSEFSGVAASLGIFGVSKYVSVPISALLVWLLVVKGTYKLVEKVFLVACLFYISYIVSGFLAKPGWSEVGMAMVTPRIHFDMPYLYMLIGIIGTTIAPWQLFFLQASIVEKGVGVENIRHSRWDAIAGCIMAGVVVFFIIVACAATIYPSSIRVVDAADAALALRPLAGDYCSWLFAFGLFNASIFAACVLPLAVAYYVCEGLGFEAGINKSFSEAPQFYSLFTATILIGMGVVLIPGFPLFRMMVFSQVVNGIVLPFILIFMILLANRRDVMGEFTNGRVWNTVSWVTVAGVIGLTVLMTLSFL
- a CDS encoding phosphopantothenoylcysteine decarboxylase — translated: MDGFRGRLEGKRKLRVLITAGPTREYIDPVRFISNDSSGMMGFALAAAARDMDCLVTLISGPVALKTPEGITRVDVVSAEQMYREVKKRAAKADVVIMAAAVADWRPRRMLKEKMKKGPIPPNIELVRTHDILMEIGKRRRPQQRIVGFALETKNLEENAREKLRRKGCSWVVANTQDAIGALASRAILFSRSGKRVRLPKLPKEDLAYVILSNVLS
- the coaBC gene encoding bifunctional phosphopantothenoylcysteine decarboxylase/phosphopantothenate--cysteine ligase CoaBC — encoded protein: MKKDLKGKSVVLGIGGGIAAYKCCELARLLTKSGADVHCVLTSAGAQFVTPLTLQTLTANPVHTDMWNLIQEKEISHISLADRADLVLVAPATADLIAKIAHGICDDLLTTVICATKAPVLFAPSMNSNMWDNPITQANVAGLTKLGYRFMEPGVGELACGYEGKGRLPEPDEILQKIIRLMK
- a CDS encoding CBS domain-containing protein, whose product is MFTYFTDLSKRDVVDRHGRFLGHPYDFMARLDEVYPRVTALVVSKGIFDKRYYVIPWKDVHQTDRGLALKVPIESLAEVKSYRKEDEPTLRRNILDQQVVDTFNRKLVRVNDLHFLRVDDDLRLAHVDIGLRGLVRRLGFERIVDAFVHVFNRHARYLNEEGLISWKYVQPLSIQSATGQIQLNVDMQQLKQIPPSDISQMLAELDPYQRAALIKTLDVQGQVDTITELDLKLQKDIIEELDTQTAVRLVERMPADEATDLLAKLAKRDSDRIMGMLSAKKAREIAELMTHESDSAGGLMTTEFISLRPAMTVGQAIDHIRCVEIQKAETIYTAFVIDERDVLTGSISFRKLLLEPMDAKISDVMQHKPPSVKVDASVKDVAYAMDKYNLYTLPAVDDEGKLEGIITVDDVLHAAVEEAWGKRTGL
- a CDS encoding zinc dependent phospholipase C family protein, producing MVFVYAVIVALIVIAMPNAAHAWGPGMHVEIALGAMSKLAVISPVIADLMRRFPDAFIYGAASPDIIMGKRYYGYLHHCHNWTMGRLILAEAEGDLQRAAAYGYLMHLAADVVAHNYYIPVKIVRSWSTRLLTHTYWEMRFDVGVSDRAWKMLGSIGKPAIERFDLLLERVLKKTLFSFSTNKRIFNSIVMLQKMRGLRASLAAYARRSRFPIEEENRSHYMDLAMDAAIGFLKDPEHAPCLDIDPAGLSRLDYAARLRLGIRASMKKGLIREPQAEKLVELVKDGLALGLYRPNMVLPGVMDVL